The following proteins come from a genomic window of Musa acuminata AAA Group cultivar baxijiao chromosome BXJ1-7, Cavendish_Baxijiao_AAA, whole genome shotgun sequence:
- the LOC135678799 gene encoding uncharacterized protein LOC135678799 has product MDSRIGSLGLVLSASCFDTFDDWSSKVGDRDHTDTTLRLDSSSSHSLCTTNSKGIKRKREDIDVTRGLGKSLPALGLGDPLSFSYSNNKSSTIACTVFSEKQTVEELFMDYGLNVDLKLGNGNTTSPVKPAAATLGALETENKFDLELSLSVGPSESAMTSIDPVSSHHQNILDKPITVCLAATVDEGSTSSSWKCGNNLLPYLVTTEIGSRCLSSQMIHDNHCPVRLPDLSSTKIQMQKSPVASSSKVAQLCTTNKKLCQFPGCGKGARGASGLCIAHGGGRRCQKSGCQKGAEGRTIFCKSHGGGRRCEHLGCTKSAEGRTSCCIAHGGGRRCSHEGCTRAARGRSGLCIRHGGGKRCQKENCKKSAEGQSGLCISHGGGRRCKFPQCTKGAQGSTNLCKAHGGGKRCTHLGCTKGAEGSTLFCKGHGGGKRCAFLGGCSKSVHGGTLFCVAHGGGKRCAIHECTRSARGRTDFCVRHGGGKRCKSEGCGKAAQGSTDFCKAHGRRKRCTWGRPGSNLGAGDSPCDRLVGTKIGLCIEHTALVEDHCVHGGNTMEAVTSQNPISSKPGKINGDCDGNLSLNVQNDRNIDLFPLSEGRVHGGNIMAMISDSGSDSEVTKLEHGMSCTVAHNWL; this is encoded by the coding sequence ATGGATAGCAGGATTGGGTCATTGGGCTTGGTTCTGAGTGCTTCATGTTTTGATACATTTGATGATTGGAGCAGTAAAGTGGGGGATCGTGATCACACTGACACCACTTTACGGCTTGATTCCTCAAGCTCCCACAGTCTTTGCACTACCAATTCCAAAGGAATAAAGAGGAAAAGAGAAGATATCGATGTAACTCGAGGTCTGGGCAAGTCTTTACCTGCCCTTGGACTAGGTGATCCATTGAGTTTCTCATATAGTAACAACAAGAGCTCCACAATTGCTTGCACAGTTTTTTCAGAAAAACAAACAGTCGAGGAGTTATTCATGGATTATGGCTTAAATGTTGATCTTAAACTTGGTAATGGGAATACAACAAGCCCCGTAAAACCTGCTGCTGCTACTTTAGGAGCATTGGAGACTGAAAATAAGTTTGACCTTGAGTTGAGTTTGTCAGTGGGGCCATCTGAATCTGCTATGACAAGCATAGACCCAGTCTCATCTCATCATCAGAATATATTGGATAAACCAATAACAGTTTGTTTGGCAGCAACAGTTGACGAAGGATCAACATCATCAAGTTGGAAATGTGGAAATAATTTATTGCCATATTTAGTTACTACGGAGATTGGTAGCCGGTGTCTTTCCAGCCAAATGATTCATGACAACCATTGTCCAGTTAGGCTACCAGATCTCTCATCAACCAAGATACAAATGCAGAAAAGCCCTGTTGCCTCCTCTTCTAAGGTCGCTCAATTATGCACCACCAACAAAAAACTCTGCCAGTTTCCTGGATGTGGTAAAGGAGCCCGTGGTGCTTCTGGATTATGCATTGCTCATGGAGGAGGTCGGAGGTGCCAAAAATCAGGTTGTCAAAAGGGAGCTGAGGGCAGGACCATCTTCTGCAAATCCCATGGAGGTGGCCGACGCTGCGAACATCTTGGTTGCACCAAAAGTGCTGAAGGCCGCACCAGCTGTTGCATTGCTCATGGTGGTGGTCGTCGTTGCAGCCACGAGGGCTGCACTCGAGCTGCAAGGGGGAGATCTGGTCTTTGTATAAGGCATGGTGGTGGCAAGAGGTGCCAGAAAGAGAATtgtaaaaaaagcgcagaaggtcAATCTGGCCTCTGCATCTCTCATGGGGGTGGTCGCCGGTGCAAATTTCCTCAATGTACAAAGGGTGCACAGGGCAGCACAAATCTGTGCAAGGCTCATGGTGGGGGCAAAAGGTGCACACACTTGGGTTGTACAAAGGGGGCTGAAGGGAGCACACTCTTCTGCAAGGGGCATGGTGGAGGAAAGCGCTGTGCATTCCTGGGTGGTTGCTCAAAGAGTGTGCATGGCGGTACACTGTTCTGTGTTGCTCATGGTGGGGGAAAGAGATGTGCTATACACGAGTGCACTAGAAGCGCGAGAGGCCGGACAGATTTCTGCGTTCGACATGGAGGGGGGAAGAGATGCAAGTCGGAGGGTTGTGGAAAGGCTGCTCAGGGGAGCACTGATTTCTGCAAGGCACATGGCAGAAGGAAGCGTTGCACATGGGGCCGGCCTGGGTCAAATTTAGGTGCTGGTGATAGCCCATGTGACCGCTTGGTTGGGACAAAGATTGGCCTCTGCATCGAACACACTGCCCTTGTGGAAGACCATTGTGTTCATGGTGGGAATACAATGGAAGCAGTCACTTCCCAGAACCCAATCTCAAGCAAGCCAGGGAAAATAAATGGTGATTGTGATGGGAATTTGTCCCTGAATGTGCAGAATGATCGGAACATCGATCTGTTTCCTCTTTCCGAAGGTAGGGTGCATGGTGGAAATATTATGGCAATGATATCTGACTCTGGAAGCGATTCTGAGGTTACTAAACTAGAGCATGGGATGTCTTGTACTGTGGCTCACAACTGGCTGTGA
- the LOC135678801 gene encoding S-type anion channel SLAH2-like isoform X1, translating to MDGKECKGLTKEGSPCPESFPSLFRYIATRSFADFDITHSPGGDLAFTKVREAISDNIQAKKLSISSPTSPIQMIEHYHVHSISISMPASPSAFDRERSTGILHSEKGGSYTTKGKINHPISATAGPQQQNRSKFHSQPIPIGNSHTNTSPEIKILDSLGCQQQISQNSRIKDKHYESFKTWSGKLERQISNLRGKPQEPEEVTDAKNAKPEAVPAVGRYFDALEGPELDKLKASEELILPKDKKWPFLLRFQVSSFGMCLGISSQAILWKTLATSPSMTFLHVSPTINLTLWCISLALMGLVSAIYMLKIIFYFEAVRREYYHPVRVNFFFAPWITCLFLAIGAPPSVAVKLHAELWYVLMAPIFCLELKIYGQWMSGGQRRLSRVANPSNHLSIVGNFVGALLGASLGLKEGPIFFFAVGLAHYTVLFVTLYQRLPTNETLPKELHPVFFLFVAAPSVACMAWAKITGNFGYCSKIAYFTALFLYASLAVRINFFRGFRFSLAWWAYTFPMTGASVATIRYSAEVKNTFTRTLSIVLTAISTLTVAVMLVSTIIHAFVLHDLFPNDISIAITERRVKGSKGRMHTVTSSSDTVDSEACAASKVEGHLHLPASSGFKISSTTFLY from the exons ATGGATGGCAAAGAATGCAAAGGTTTAACGAAGGAGGGTTCCCCATGTCCTGAGAGCTTTCCATCTCTTTTTAGGTACATTGCAACCAGATCATTTGCTGATTTTGATATCACTCACAGTCCTGGAGGAGATCTTGCATTTACTAAA GTGCGAGAAGCTATCAGTGACAACATTCAGGCCAAAAAGCTCAGCATTTCCTCACCAACTTCACCGATTCAGATGATTGAGCACTATCATGTGCATTCTATTTCCATCAGCATGCCTGCATCACCTTCTGCATTTGATAGAGAACGTTCCACGGGAATTCTTCACAGTGAAAAAGGCGGATCATATACTACTAAGGGGAAGATAAACCATCCCATTAGTGCTACTGCTGGCCCGCAGCAACAAAATCGGTCAAAGTTTCACTCTCAGCCTATACCGATTGGAAATTCCCACACAAACACATCTCCAGAAATAAAGATTCTAGATTCTCTGGGGTGCCAACAGCAAATATCACAGAACAGTAGAATTAAGGACAAACACTATGAATCTTTTAAGACATGGTCTGGCAAACTTGAAAGGCAGATATCTAACCTACGAGGGAAACCACAGGAACCAGAGGAGGTAACTGATGCAAAGAATGCTAAACCAGAGGCTGTACCAGCGGTCGGCCGCTACTTTGATGCCTTAGAAGGGCCTGAACTGGACAAGCTTAAG GCATCAGAGGAGCTTATTCTTCCCAAAGACAAAAAGTGGCCTTTTCTTCTTCGTTTCCAAGTGTCCTCCTTTGGTATGTGCCTTGGCATCAGCAGCCAAGCTATCCTGTGGAAGACATTGGCTACATCACCATCCATGACTTTTCTACATGTAAGCCCGACCATCAATCTCACTCTATGGTGTATCTCACTTGCACTAATGGGCCTTGTGTCTGCCATCTATATGCTGAAGATCATATTCTACTTTGAAGCGGTACGCCGAGAGTATTACCATCCTGTACGAGTTAATTTCTTCTTCGCTCCATGGATAACCTGTCTCTTCTTAGCAATTGGTGCGCCTCCCTCAGTTGCCGTCAAGCTGCATGCTGAGCTTTGGTATGTGCTAATGGCTCCAATATTCTGCCTTGAACTAAAAATCTATGGCCAATGGATGTCTGGAGGGCAACGCAGGCTATCAAGAGTGGCAAATCCTTCAAACCACCTATCAATTGTCGGTAATTTTGTAGGGGCTCTGCTGGGTGCATCTTTGGGTCTTAAAGAAGGCCCCATCTTCTTCTTTGCCGTTGGGCTAGCGCACTACACTGTACTCTTTGTGACCTTATACCAGAGGCTTCCAACAAACGAAACACTACCAAAGGAGCTTCATCCAGTTTTCTTTTTATTCGTAGCAGCACCTAGTGTTGCCTGCATGGCATGGGCCAAGATTACTGGCAACTTTGGTTACTGCTCGAAGATTGCCTACTTCACTGCGCTATTCCTTTATGCATCTCTT GCTGTACGGATTAATTTCTTCCGAGGCTTCAG GTTCTCGCTAGCTTGGTGGGCTTATACCTTCCCGATGACAGGAGCGTCCGTAGCAACCATTAGATACTCAGCTGAAGTCAAGAACACATTTACTCGGACACTATCAATTGTGCTCACTGCCATCTCTACCCTAACAGTAGCGGTTATGCTTGTTTCAACGATCATTCATGCCTTCGTCCTGCATGATCTTTTCCCTAATGACATCTCCATTGCCATCACCGAAAGAAGAGTGAAAGGGAGCAAGGGACGCATGCATACGGTAACATCGAGCTCAGATACCGTGGACTCAGAAGCTTGTGCAGCATCAAAAGTGGAAGGCCACTTGCATCTGCCTGCTTCATCCGGTTTCAAGATATCGTCCACCACGTTCTTATACTGA
- the LOC135678801 gene encoding S-type anion channel SLAH2-like isoform X2 translates to MDGKECKGLTKEGSPCPESFPSLFRYIATRSFADFDITHSPGGDLAFTKVREAISDNIQAKKLSISSPTSPIQMIEHYHVHSISISMPASPSAFDRERSTGILHSEKGGSYTTKGKINHPISATAGPQQQNRSKFHSQPIPIGNSHTNTSPEIKILDSLGCQQQISQNSRIKDKHYESFKTWSGKLERQISNLRGKPQEPEEVTDAKNAKPEAVPAVGRYFDALEGPELDKLKASEELILPKDKKWPFLLRFQVSSFGMCLGISSQAILWKTLATSPSMTFLHIIFYFEAVRREYYHPVRVNFFFAPWITCLFLAIGAPPSVAVKLHAELWYVLMAPIFCLELKIYGQWMSGGQRRLSRVANPSNHLSIVGNFVGALLGASLGLKEGPIFFFAVGLAHYTVLFVTLYQRLPTNETLPKELHPVFFLFVAAPSVACMAWAKITGNFGYCSKIAYFTALFLYASLAVRINFFRGFRFSLAWWAYTFPMTGASVATIRYSAEVKNTFTRTLSIVLTAISTLTVAVMLVSTIIHAFVLHDLFPNDISIAITERRVKGSKGRMHTVTSSSDTVDSEACAASKVEGHLHLPASSGFKISSTTFLY, encoded by the exons ATGGATGGCAAAGAATGCAAAGGTTTAACGAAGGAGGGTTCCCCATGTCCTGAGAGCTTTCCATCTCTTTTTAGGTACATTGCAACCAGATCATTTGCTGATTTTGATATCACTCACAGTCCTGGAGGAGATCTTGCATTTACTAAA GTGCGAGAAGCTATCAGTGACAACATTCAGGCCAAAAAGCTCAGCATTTCCTCACCAACTTCACCGATTCAGATGATTGAGCACTATCATGTGCATTCTATTTCCATCAGCATGCCTGCATCACCTTCTGCATTTGATAGAGAACGTTCCACGGGAATTCTTCACAGTGAAAAAGGCGGATCATATACTACTAAGGGGAAGATAAACCATCCCATTAGTGCTACTGCTGGCCCGCAGCAACAAAATCGGTCAAAGTTTCACTCTCAGCCTATACCGATTGGAAATTCCCACACAAACACATCTCCAGAAATAAAGATTCTAGATTCTCTGGGGTGCCAACAGCAAATATCACAGAACAGTAGAATTAAGGACAAACACTATGAATCTTTTAAGACATGGTCTGGCAAACTTGAAAGGCAGATATCTAACCTACGAGGGAAACCACAGGAACCAGAGGAGGTAACTGATGCAAAGAATGCTAAACCAGAGGCTGTACCAGCGGTCGGCCGCTACTTTGATGCCTTAGAAGGGCCTGAACTGGACAAGCTTAAG GCATCAGAGGAGCTTATTCTTCCCAAAGACAAAAAGTGGCCTTTTCTTCTTCGTTTCCAAGTGTCCTCCTTTGGTATGTGCCTTGGCATCAGCAGCCAAGCTATCCTGTGGAAGACATTGGCTACATCACCATCCATGACTTTTCTACAT ATCATATTCTACTTTGAAGCGGTACGCCGAGAGTATTACCATCCTGTACGAGTTAATTTCTTCTTCGCTCCATGGATAACCTGTCTCTTCTTAGCAATTGGTGCGCCTCCCTCAGTTGCCGTCAAGCTGCATGCTGAGCTTTGGTATGTGCTAATGGCTCCAATATTCTGCCTTGAACTAAAAATCTATGGCCAATGGATGTCTGGAGGGCAACGCAGGCTATCAAGAGTGGCAAATCCTTCAAACCACCTATCAATTGTCGGTAATTTTGTAGGGGCTCTGCTGGGTGCATCTTTGGGTCTTAAAGAAGGCCCCATCTTCTTCTTTGCCGTTGGGCTAGCGCACTACACTGTACTCTTTGTGACCTTATACCAGAGGCTTCCAACAAACGAAACACTACCAAAGGAGCTTCATCCAGTTTTCTTTTTATTCGTAGCAGCACCTAGTGTTGCCTGCATGGCATGGGCCAAGATTACTGGCAACTTTGGTTACTGCTCGAAGATTGCCTACTTCACTGCGCTATTCCTTTATGCATCTCTT GCTGTACGGATTAATTTCTTCCGAGGCTTCAG GTTCTCGCTAGCTTGGTGGGCTTATACCTTCCCGATGACAGGAGCGTCCGTAGCAACCATTAGATACTCAGCTGAAGTCAAGAACACATTTACTCGGACACTATCAATTGTGCTCACTGCCATCTCTACCCTAACAGTAGCGGTTATGCTTGTTTCAACGATCATTCATGCCTTCGTCCTGCATGATCTTTTCCCTAATGACATCTCCATTGCCATCACCGAAAGAAGAGTGAAAGGGAGCAAGGGACGCATGCATACGGTAACATCGAGCTCAGATACCGTGGACTCAGAAGCTTGTGCAGCATCAAAAGTGGAAGGCCACTTGCATCTGCCTGCTTCATCCGGTTTCAAGATATCGTCCACCACGTTCTTATACTGA
- the LOC135678800 gene encoding uncharacterized protein LOC135678800, producing MEQKHIVMSALGVGLGLGVGLGLASGQTVSRWAAPQPGSFSGVTCENIEQELKRLVVEGKDSKVTFDQFPYYLSEQTRVILTSAAYVHLKQADFSKYTRNLSPASRAILVSGPAELYQQMLAKALAHYFEAKLLLLDITDFSLKIQSKYGSAPKDSTFKRSISETTLERMSGLFGSLSIMPQREEPKVTRNLHRQSSGFEINARSESTSNAPKLRRNASASADMSCLGTQCPPLNPALLKRTISWSFDEKLLVQSLYKVLHSISKNSPIVLYLRDVDSLLFISKRMYSLFEKLLKRISGQVLILGSRKVEAGSDFREVDEKLSLLFPYNIEIKPPEDETHLVSWKAQLEEDMKMIQFQDNRNHITEVLARNDLDCDDLGSICLTDTMVLSKYIEEIVVSAISYHLMNNTDPEYRNGKLVISSKSLSHALSIFQENKLNAKGTAQLEGSADSMKESGKQDSTSAKKSETKTEASPPESKTELDKSVPVVKKDSVVPSQPPKAPEVAPDNEFEKRIRPEVIPASEIGVTFDDIGALDDIKESLQELVMLPLRRPDLFKGGLLKPCRGILLFGPPGTGKTMLAKAIANEAGASFINVSMSTITSKWFGEDEKNVRALFTLAAKVSPTIVFVDEVDSMLGQRSRVGEHEAMRKIKNEFMTHWDGLLTKPEERILVLAATNRPFDLDEAIIRRFERRIMVGLPSQESRELILRTLLSKEKVEEKLDFKELATMTEGYSGSDLKNLCTTAAYRPVRELIQKERLKELERKKKAEDNQAEASETKAEDREETIVLRPLNMEDMKQAKNQVAASFAAEGSIMSELKQWNELYGDGGSRKKQQLTYFL from the exons ATGGAGCAGAAACATATCGTCATGTCGGCGCTGGGAGTTGGGCTCGGCCTCGGCGTCGGGCTGGGGTTGGCGTCGGGGCAGACGGTGAGTAGGTGGGCGGCACCGCAACCAGGATCTTTCTCCGGCGTGACGTGCGAGAACATTGAGCAGGAATTGAAGAGGCTGGTCGTGGAAGGGAAGGACAGCAAAGTTACTTTCGATCAATTCCCCTATTATCTCAG TGAGCAGACTCGAGTAATACTGACAAGTGCAGCCTATGTTCATCTGAAGCAAGCAGATTTTTCTAAGTACACTAGAAACCTTTCTCCTGCAAGTCGTGCTATTTTAGTATCTGGCCCTGCAG AACTTTATCAGCAGATGCTTGCTAAAGCTTTGGCTCACTATTTCGAGGCAAAGTTGCTGTTGCTAGATATTACTGATTTTTCACTTAAG ATACAAAGCAAATACGGAAGTGCCCCTAAAGATTCT ACATTTAAAAGATCCATATCTGAGACAACACTTGAGCGAATGTCTGGTTTATTTGGGTCTCTTTCAATCATGCCTCAGAGAGAGGAACCAAAAGTTACTA GAAATTTGCACAGGCAAAGCAGTGGTTTTGAGATAAATGCAAG GTCGGAAAGCACCAGTAATGCGCCAAAGCTTCGAAGAAATGCCTCTGCTTCAGCTGATATGAGTTGCCTAGGGACACAATGCCCTCCTCTTAATCCAG CTCTTCTCAAACGAACCATAAGCTGGTCTTTTGATGAGAAACTACTTGTACAGTCACTTTACAAG GTTCTGCATTCAATATCCAAGAACAGTCCTATTGTCCTATATTTAAGGGATGTTGATAGTCTTCTATTTATTTCTAAAAGAATGTATTCCCTGTTCGAGAAGTTGTTGAAAAGGATAAGCGGACAAGTGTTGATACTTGGTTCAAGGAAGGTGGAAGCAGGAAGTGACTTTAGAGAAGTGGATGAAAAGTTGAGTCTTTTGTTCCCATACAATATAGAGATTAAGCCACCTGAAGATGAGACTCACCTTGTTAGCTGGAAAGCCCAATTGGAAGAAGACATGAAAATGATTCAATTTCAAGACAACAGAAACCACATTACCGAGGTACTTGcaagaaatgatcttgattgtgaTGATCTGGGTTCAATCTGCCTCACAGACACAATGGTTCTTAGTAAATACATAGAGGAAATTGTAGTGTCAGCAATTTCATACCACTTGATGAATAACACAGATCCTGAATACAGAAATGGAAAACTTGTAATCTCTTCAAAGAG TCTATCCCATGCATTAAGCATATTCCAAGAAAACAAGCTAAATGCTAAGGGAACTGCACAGCTTGAGGGAAGTGCTGATTCAATGAAG GAATCTGGAAAACAAGACTCAACAAGTGCCAAAAAATCTGAGACAAAAACTGAAGCTTCACCTCCTGAAAGTAAAACTGAATTAGATAAGTCTGTTCCTGTAGTGAAGAAGGACAGTGTCGTTCCATCTCAACCGCCAAAAGCACCT GAAGTTGCTCCTGACAATGAATTTGAAAAGCGGATCAGACCAGAGGTTATCCCAGCAAGTGAAATTGGAGTGACATTCGATGATATAGGTGCCTTGGATGATATCAAGGAATCACTTCAGGAGCTTGTTATGCTTCCTCTTCGTAGGCCAGACCTCTTTAAAGGTGGTCTTCTTAAGCCTTGCAGAGGAATATTACTGTTTGGGCCACCTGGAACAGGGAAGACAATGCTTGCTAAGGCTATAGCGAATGAAGCTGGTGCAAGTTTCATAAATGTTTCCATGTCTACCATCACTTCAAAATGGTTTGGAGAAGATGAGAAAAATGTTAGAGCATTATTTACCCTGGCTGCAAAAGTTTCCCCTACTATTGTTTTTGTTGATGAGGTTGATAGCATGCTTGGGCAACGAAGCAGGGTTGGTGAACATGAAGCAATgaggaaaataaaaaatgaatttaTGACTCATTGGGATGGATTGCTGACAAAGCCAGAGGAACGTATTCTTGTTCTTGCAGCAACGAACAGaccttttgatcttgatgaagcAATTATTAGGAGGTTTGAGCGCAG AATAATGGTTGGTCTACCATCCCAGGAGAGCAGGGAACTTATTCTGAGGACGCTTTTGTCAAAGGAGAAGGTTGAAGAAAAACTGGACTTTAAGGAGCTTGCAACAATGACAGAAGGGTACAGTGGCAGTGATCTTAAG AACCTGTGCACCACAGCAGCATATCGTCCTGTCAGGGAGCTGATTCAGAAAGAAAGACTCAAGGAATTG gagaggaagaaaaaggctGAAGATAATCAAGCAGAGGCTTCAGAAACAAAGGCAGAAGATAGAGAGGAAACAATTGTCCTAAGACCATTAAACATGGAAGACATGAAGCAGGCAAAGAACCAA GTTGCGGCGAGCTTCGCAGCCGAGGGGTCCATCATGAGCGAGTTGAAGCAATGGAACGAGTTATATGGCGATGGTGGCTCACGAAAGAAGCAGCAGTTGACTTACTTCCTATGA
- the LOC135678802 gene encoding protein SGT1 homolog — MATDLGKRAKEAFVDDNFDLALDLYTQALDLESGNADILADRAQANLKLGNFTEAVADANRAIELDPSMTKAYLRKGIACIKLEEFQTAKTTLEAGVLLAPGDSRFTKLINECDYFIAEETNGLRKEVRRNVLPITSSPSSNRTTAEVVNGSQSTPVLPDLVKEVTNKPKYRHDYYNTPTEVVLTIFAKGIPAKNVSVDFGEQILSVIIDIAGKEQYNLQPRLFGKIIPEKCRFEVLPSKVEIRLLKAEAITWTSLEFSEKKTVPQKINTLPASKEQRPSYPSSKSKIDWDKLEAQVKKEEKEEKLDSDASLNKFFQDIYQDYDDDVRRAMAKSFVESNGTVLSTNWNEVGSKKMESTPPDGMELKKWEY, encoded by the exons ATGGCGACGGATCTGGGGAAGAGGGCGAAGGAGGCCTTCGTCGACGACAACTTCGACCTCGCCCTCGATCTCTACACCCAGGCCTTGGATCTGGAATCCGGCAACGCCGATATCTTAGCCGATCGCGCCCAGGCCAATCTCAAGCTCGGAAACTTCACCG aagcTGTTGCAGATGCAAATAGGGCTATAGAGCTTGATCCTTCAATGACTAAAGCTTATTTGCGCAAGGG TATTGCTTGTATCAAGCTTGAAGAGTTTCAGACTGCAAAGACAACTCTCGAAGCAGGTGTTCTGTTAGCACCTGGTGACTCAAGATTCACCAAATTGATCAATGAATGTGATTACTTTATTGCAG AGGAGACAAATGGTTTGCGAAAGGAAGTAAGGCGCAATGTTTTACCAATTACATCATCCCCTTCATCAAATAGAACTACTGCTGAAGTTGTCAATGGTTCTCAGTCCACCCCTGTTTTACCAGATTTGGTCAAGGAAGTGACAAACAAACCAAAGTACAG GCATGACTACTATAATACTCCAACAGAGGTGGTCTTGACCATTTTTGCCAAGGGCATTCCTGCTAAAAATGTGTCTGTTGATTTTGGGGAACAAATA TTGAGTGTTATCATAGATATAGCTGGGAAGGAACAGTATAATCTTCAACCTCGTTTATTTGGAAAG ATTATACCAGAGAAGTGCAGGTTTGAAGTGTTGCCCTCAAAAGTTGAAATCCGTCTTTTAAAAGCTGAAGCAATTACTTGGACTTCATTAGAGTTCAGTGAAAAGAAAACAGTTCCCCAAAAGATTAATACATTGCCAG CTTCTAAAGAGCAGAGACCGTCATATCCATCCTCAAAATCCAAAATTGATTGGGACAAACTGGAAGCACAAGTAAAGAAGGAG GAAAAAGAGGAGAAACTAGACAGCGATGCTTCACTGAACAAATTCTTCCAGGACATTTACCAAGATTATGACGACGACGTAAGACGAGCAATGGCCAAATCCTTT GTTGAATCAAATGGCACGGTGCTGTCCACAAACTGGAACGAGGTTGGTTCCAAGAAAATGGAGAGTACTCCACCCGATGGTATGGAGTTGAAGAAATGGGAGTACTGA
- the LOC103991654 gene encoding WRKY transcription factor 22, which produces MADDDWDLGAVVRSCRPSGAAAAPRQPFSSFPPPTVPLEAGEEAEGVKDGSFVGFPDLFRSSDGLQELEELCKPFVPKVRQQPQQLARASPSSASPASAASAVALPRPHQPPPSRQHHRPAPQIARSKRRKNQQKKVVCHVPAAGLSSDVWAWRKYGQKPIKGSPYPRGYYRCSSSKGCLARKQVERSRTDPGMFIITYTAEHNHPVPTHRNSLAGSTRHKFPSTTPAAAAEEDGGGGRPPPGNPSSSPLSSSTAAGLSPNTPLTASMEDELLRRPPQDGDDADADDGEDEEVDEDEEMLLVEDMEVMGEDDLLFRGGAEESTGPAAAAASDTTPEAAAFFGDDGELGDHFFQPPWLSKSNNAATAAGGS; this is translated from the exons ATGGCAGACGATGACTGGGATCTTGGCGCGGTGGTAAGGAGCTGCAGGCCGTcgggggcggcggcggcgccgAGACAACCCTTCTCTTCGTTTCCTCCGCCGACGGTGCCGCTCGAGGCGGGGGAGGAGGCGGAGGGAGTTAAAGATGGCTCTTTTGTGGGTTTCCCGGATCTGTTCCGGAGTAGCGACGGTCTGCAGGAGCTGGAGGAGCTCTGCAAGCCCTTCGTCCCTAAAGTCCGGCAGCAACCGCAGCAGCTGGCGCGGGCGAGCCCGTCGTCCGCTTCCCCTGCCTCCGCCGCTTCTGCCGTCGCCTTGCCGAGGCCGCATCAACCGCCGCCGTCGAGGCAGCATCACCGGCCTGCCCCCCAGATCGCCCGCTCCAAACGAAG GAAGAACCAGCAGAAGAAGGTGGTGTGTCACGTCCCCGCCGCCGGGCTCTCCTCCGACGTGTGGGCGTGGCGGAAATACGGCCAGAAACCCATCAAGGGATCTCCTTATCCTCG CGGATACTACAGGTGTAGCAGCTCCAAGGGCTGCCTCGCCCGCAAGCAGGTGGAGCGCAGCCGGACAGACCCGGGCATGTTCATCATCACCTACACCGCCGAGCACAACCACCCCGTGCCCACCCACCGCAACTCCCTCGCCGGCAGCACCCGCCACAAGTTCCCTTCCACAACCCCCGCCGCCGCGGCCGAAGaagacggcggcggcggccgccCTCCGCCCGGAAACCCGTCCTCCAGCCCCCTGTCGTCGTCTACCGCCGCGGGGCTCTCCCCCAACACCCCCCTCACGGCCTCCATGGAGGACGAGCTCCTGCGCCGCCCGCCACAGGACGGGGACGACGCTGACGCCGACGATGGGGAGGACGAGGAAGTGGACGAAGACGAGGAAATGCTACTGGTGGAGGACATGGAGGTCATGGGCGAGGACGACCTGCTCTTCAGGGGCGGCGCGGAGGAATCTACTGGCCCcgcagccgccgccgcctccgacaCCACGCCGGAGGCAGCGGCGTTCTTCGGCGATGACGGCGAGTTGGGAGACCACTTCTTCCAACCGCCATGGCTGTCTAAAAGTAACAACGCGGCCACCGCAGCTGGTGGCAGCTGA